Proteins co-encoded in one Kribbella qitaiheensis genomic window:
- the sufB gene encoding Fe-S cluster assembly protein SufB has protein sequence MTQTAHPELDGLGTYKFGWSDSDAAGSVAKRGISAEVVQGISTLKSEPEWMLDLRMKGLKLFDRKPMPSWGADLSGIDFDNIKYFVRSTEKQATSWEELPEDIKNTYDRLGIPEAEKQRLVAGVAAQYESEVVYHQIREDLEEQGVIFVDTDTGLKEYPELFQEYFGSVIPVGDNKFAALNTAVWSGGSFIYVPKGVKVDIPLQAYFRINTENMGQFERTLIIVDEDAYVHYVEGCTAPIYKSDSLHSAVVEIIVKKGARCRYTTIQNWSNNVYNLVTKRATCEAGATMEWIDGNIGSKVTMKYPAVYLMGEHAKGETLSIAFAGEGQHQDAGSKMVHNAPYTSSSIISKSVARGGGRTSYRGLVEVAPGSHHSKSTVRCDALLIDTISRSDTYPYVDVREDDVAMGHEATVSKVSDDQLFYLMSRGMAEDEAMAMIVRGFIEPIARELPMEYALELNRLIELQMEGAVG, from the coding sequence ATGACGCAAACCGCTCACCCGGAGCTCGATGGGCTCGGTACGTACAAGTTCGGCTGGTCCGACAGTGACGCTGCCGGATCCGTCGCCAAGCGCGGCATCAGTGCCGAGGTGGTGCAAGGCATCTCGACGCTGAAGAGCGAGCCCGAGTGGATGCTCGACCTGCGGATGAAGGGCCTGAAGCTCTTCGACCGCAAGCCGATGCCGTCGTGGGGTGCGGACCTGTCCGGCATCGACTTCGACAACATCAAGTACTTCGTCCGCTCCACCGAGAAGCAGGCGACGAGCTGGGAAGAGCTGCCCGAGGACATCAAGAACACCTACGACCGCCTCGGCATCCCGGAGGCCGAGAAGCAGCGCCTCGTGGCCGGCGTCGCCGCGCAGTACGAGTCGGAGGTCGTCTACCACCAGATCCGCGAGGACCTGGAGGAGCAGGGTGTCATCTTCGTCGACACCGACACCGGCCTGAAGGAGTACCCGGAGCTCTTCCAGGAGTACTTCGGCTCAGTCATCCCGGTCGGCGACAACAAGTTCGCCGCGCTGAACACGGCGGTCTGGTCCGGCGGCTCGTTCATCTACGTGCCCAAGGGCGTGAAGGTGGACATCCCGCTGCAGGCCTACTTCCGGATCAACACCGAGAACATGGGCCAGTTCGAGCGGACGCTGATCATCGTCGACGAGGACGCCTACGTCCACTACGTCGAGGGCTGCACCGCGCCGATCTACAAGTCGGACTCGCTGCACTCCGCGGTCGTCGAGATCATCGTGAAGAAGGGCGCCCGCTGCCGCTACACGACGATCCAGAACTGGTCGAACAACGTCTACAACCTGGTCACCAAGCGCGCCACCTGTGAGGCGGGCGCGACGATGGAGTGGATCGACGGCAACATCGGCTCCAAGGTGACGATGAAGTACCCGGCCGTCTACCTGATGGGCGAGCACGCCAAGGGCGAGACGCTGTCGATCGCGTTCGCCGGCGAGGGCCAGCACCAGGACGCCGGTTCGAAGATGGTCCACAACGCGCCGTACACGTCGAGCTCGATCATCTCCAAGTCCGTCGCCCGCGGTGGCGGCCGGACGTCGTACCGGGGTCTGGTCGAGGTCGCGCCGGGCAGCCACCACAGCAAGTCCACGGTCCGTTGTGACGCGCTGCTGATCGACACGATCAGCCGCTCCGACACCTACCCGTACGTCGACGTCCGCGAGGACGACGTGGCGATGGGGCACGAGGCGACCGTGTCCAAGGTCAGCGACGACCAGCTCTTCTACCTGATGAGCCGGGGGATGGCCGAGGACGAGGCAATGGCGATGATCGTCCGCGGCTTCATCGAGCCGATCGCCCGCGAGCTCCCGATGGAGTACGCGCTGGAACTCAACCGGCTCATCGAGCTGCAGATGGAAGGGGCCGTCGGCTGA
- the sufD gene encoding Fe-S cluster assembly protein SufD, whose protein sequence is MPLQARSERTTSYDVADFPVPNGREEEWRFTPIKALKALFADEAGTETVKIDAHGPDSVVIETVSTDAVKALTPQDRIAAVAWTQAGQALAVRIPNDAELTEPVHVNVAGLGGRGFGHLVIEAGRHSRGTVIVDHTGAGEYAANVEIVVGDGAELRVVSIQQGDTESIHVGQHDAVIGRDAKLNHVAVTLGGKIVRLSTNVRYAGPGGDAELLGVYFAEAGQHHENRLFVDHEAINCKSNVLYKGALAGDHARSVWIGDVLIRAAAEGTNTFELNRNLVLTDGARADSVPNLEIETGEIEGAGHASATGRFDDEQLFYLQARGIPEDEARRLVVSGFFNDIIGRIGVPEVAERLHEVIEEKLARTAALQEAAKA, encoded by the coding sequence GTGCCGCTGCAGGCCCGCAGCGAGCGCACGACGTCGTACGACGTGGCCGACTTCCCGGTGCCCAACGGGCGCGAGGAAGAGTGGCGCTTCACCCCGATCAAGGCCCTGAAGGCCTTGTTCGCGGACGAGGCCGGCACCGAGACGGTCAAGATCGACGCGCACGGCCCCGACAGCGTCGTGATCGAGACCGTCAGCACTGACGCGGTCAAGGCGCTGACACCGCAGGACCGGATCGCGGCTGTCGCGTGGACCCAGGCCGGTCAGGCGCTGGCGGTGCGGATCCCGAACGACGCCGAGCTGACCGAGCCCGTGCACGTGAATGTCGCGGGCCTCGGCGGCCGTGGCTTCGGGCACCTGGTGATCGAGGCCGGCCGGCACAGCCGCGGCACCGTGATCGTCGACCACACCGGCGCCGGCGAGTACGCCGCGAACGTCGAGATCGTCGTCGGCGACGGCGCCGAGCTGCGGGTCGTGTCGATCCAGCAGGGCGACACCGAGTCGATCCACGTCGGTCAGCACGACGCCGTGATCGGCCGCGACGCGAAGCTCAACCACGTCGCCGTCACCCTCGGCGGCAAGATCGTGCGGCTCTCCACCAACGTCCGGTACGCCGGTCCGGGTGGCGACGCCGAACTCCTGGGCGTGTACTTCGCGGAGGCCGGTCAGCACCACGAGAACCGGCTCTTCGTCGACCACGAGGCGATCAACTGCAAGAGCAACGTGCTCTACAAGGGCGCGCTCGCCGGTGACCACGCCCGCTCGGTGTGGATCGGCGACGTGCTGATCCGGGCCGCGGCCGAGGGCACCAACACCTTCGAGCTGAACCGGAACCTGGTCCTGACCGACGGGGCGCGCGCCGACTCGGTGCCGAACCTGGAGATCGAGACCGGCGAGATCGAGGGCGCCGGGCACGCTTCGGCGACCGGCCGGTTCGACGACGAGCAGCTGTTCTACCTGCAGGCCCGCGGCATCCCGGAGGACGAGGCCCGCCGGCTGGTGGTGTCCGGGTTCTTCAACGACATCATCGGGCGGATCGGCGTACCGGAGGTGGCCGAGCGCCTGCACGAGGTGATCGAGGAGAAGCTGGCCCGGACGGCGGCGCTGCAAGAAGCGGCCAAGGCCTGA
- a CDS encoding non-heme iron oxygenase ferredoxin subunit: protein MSDTFERACAVADVPDEGVIATEVGGVEVAVVKSEGQYFAVRDECSHAQIQLSEGDVGQCEIECWLHGSRFDLRTGAPTSLPAYDPVPVYPVRVDGEDLLVDVKNPLNQAS, encoded by the coding sequence ATGAGCGACACGTTCGAACGCGCCTGCGCGGTGGCCGATGTCCCCGATGAAGGGGTCATCGCCACCGAGGTCGGCGGCGTGGAGGTGGCCGTCGTCAAGAGCGAGGGCCAGTACTTCGCCGTCCGGGACGAGTGCTCGCACGCGCAGATCCAGCTGTCCGAGGGCGACGTCGGGCAGTGCGAGATCGAATGCTGGCTGCACGGCTCCCGGTTCGACCTGCGCACCGGCGCCCCGACCAGCCTCCCGGCGTACGACCCGGTGCCGGTCTATCCGGTCCGCGTCGACGGCGAGGACCTGCTGGTCGACGTCAAGAACCCCCTGAATCAAGCTTCCTAA
- the sufC gene encoding Fe-S cluster assembly ATPase SufC, translated as MATLEIRDLHVSVDTENGPKEILRGVDLTIAGGQTHAIMGPNGSGKSTLAYSIAGHPKYNVTSGTVTLDGENVLDMTVDERARAGLFLAMQYPVEVPGVSVSNFLRTAKTAIDGEAPKLRTWVKDVNKALADLDMDADFGTRNVNEGFSGGEKKRHEIVQLELLDPKIAILDETDSGLDIDALKIVSTGVNRFAEKGDKGVLLITHYTRILRYITPDFVHVFVDGKVAEEGGPELADELEANGYERFLKTGAKA; from the coding sequence ATGGCGACACTCGAGATCCGCGACCTGCACGTGTCGGTCGACACCGAGAACGGCCCGAAGGAGATCCTGCGCGGCGTCGATCTGACCATCGCCGGTGGTCAGACGCACGCGATCATGGGCCCGAACGGTTCCGGCAAGTCCACGCTGGCGTACTCGATCGCCGGCCACCCGAAGTACAACGTCACCAGCGGCACGGTGACGCTGGACGGCGAGAACGTGCTCGACATGACTGTCGACGAGCGCGCCCGGGCCGGCCTGTTCCTGGCCATGCAGTACCCGGTCGAGGTCCCCGGCGTGTCCGTGTCGAACTTCCTCCGGACCGCCAAGACCGCCATCGACGGCGAGGCGCCGAAGCTGCGGACCTGGGTCAAGGACGTCAACAAGGCGCTCGCCGACCTGGACATGGACGCCGACTTCGGCACCAGGAACGTGAACGAGGGCTTCTCCGGTGGTGAGAAGAAGCGGCACGAGATCGTCCAGCTGGAGCTGCTCGATCCGAAGATCGCGATCCTCGACGAGACCGACTCCGGCCTCGACATCGACGCGCTGAAGATCGTCTCCACCGGCGTCAACCGGTTCGCGGAGAAGGGCGACAAGGGCGTTCTGCTGATCACCCACTACACCCGGATCCTGCGCTACATCACGCCGGACTTCGTGCACGTGTTCGTCGACGGCAAGGTCGCCGAGGAAGGCGGCCCGGAGCTGGCCGACGAGCTCGAGGCCAACGGCTACGAGCGGTTCCTGAAGACCGGCGCCAAGGCATGA
- a CDS encoding cysteine desulfurase — MTDARTFSSPLTGSFESPLDMQSVRADFPILSRVLANDFPLVYLDSANSSQKPVQVVKAIEDHYLIHNANVARAMHQLGAEATEAYEGGRDKVAAFIGATNRDEIVFTKNASEALNLAAHTLGASLKPGDEVVISEMEHHSNIVPWQLACERTGATLRWFGVTDEGRLDLSNIEELINERTKVVSLTWVSNALGTINPITEIAAKAHAFDAVMVVDASQAVPQFPVDVSTLGADLLAFTGHKVVGPTGIGVLWGRYDLLASLPPFLGGGEMIEIVRMTGSTYAPPPARFEAGTPPIAQSVGLGAALDYLSGIGMDKVAAHEQAITAYALDGLKTVPGLKILGPTDSVDRGGAISFELDGVHPHDVSTVLDTRGIAVRAGHHCARPVHERFGMQSSTRASFYLYTTPEEIDALVDGLGFVRSFFKVD, encoded by the coding sequence ATGACCGACGCCCGGACCTTCAGCAGTCCCTTGACTGGATCTTTCGAGAGTCCTCTGGACATGCAGTCGGTCCGGGCGGACTTCCCCATCCTGTCGCGCGTCCTGGCGAACGACTTCCCGCTGGTCTACCTCGACTCGGCGAACTCGTCGCAGAAGCCGGTCCAGGTGGTCAAGGCGATCGAGGATCACTACCTGATCCACAACGCCAACGTGGCTCGCGCGATGCACCAGCTCGGTGCCGAGGCGACCGAGGCGTACGAGGGCGGCCGCGACAAGGTGGCCGCGTTCATCGGCGCGACCAACCGCGACGAGATCGTCTTCACCAAGAACGCCTCCGAGGCGCTCAACCTGGCCGCCCACACGCTCGGCGCTTCGCTGAAGCCGGGCGACGAGGTGGTGATCTCCGAGATGGAGCACCACAGCAACATCGTCCCGTGGCAGCTCGCCTGTGAGCGGACCGGCGCGACGCTGCGCTGGTTCGGCGTCACCGACGAGGGCCGGCTCGACCTCAGCAACATCGAGGAGCTGATCAACGAGCGCACCAAGGTCGTCTCGCTGACCTGGGTCTCGAACGCGCTCGGCACGATCAACCCGATCACCGAGATCGCGGCCAAGGCACACGCTTTCGACGCCGTGATGGTCGTCGACGCTTCGCAGGCCGTGCCGCAGTTCCCGGTGGACGTGTCGACGCTCGGTGCCGACCTGCTGGCCTTCACCGGTCACAAGGTGGTCGGCCCGACCGGGATCGGCGTGCTCTGGGGCCGGTACGACCTGCTGGCGTCGCTACCGCCGTTCCTCGGTGGTGGCGAGATGATCGAGATCGTCCGGATGACCGGTTCGACGTACGCGCCGCCGCCGGCCCGGTTCGAAGCCGGTACGCCGCCGATCGCGCAGTCGGTCGGACTCGGTGCGGCGCTGGACTACCTGTCCGGGATCGGGATGGACAAGGTCGCGGCACACGAGCAGGCCATCACGGCGTACGCGCTGGACGGTCTGAAGACCGTGCCGGGGCTGAAGATCCTCGGGCCGACCGACAGCGTCGACCGCGGTGGAGCGATCAGCTTCGAGCTCGACGGCGTCCACCCGCACGACGTGTCGACGGTGCTGGACACTCGCGGCATCGCAGTACGGGCCGGACATCACTGCGCCCGGCCTGTGCACGAGCGGTTCGGAATGCAATCGTCGACCAGAGCGTCTTTCTACCTGTACACGACGCCGGAGGAGATCGACGCGCTCGTCGATGGCCTCGGATTCGTCCGGTCATTCTTCAAGGTGGACTGA
- the sufU gene encoding Fe-S cluster assembly sulfur transfer protein SufU, with the protein MQLDSLYQEIILDHYRSPHHAGLSDPYDVEVHHVNPSCGDEVTLRVELDGEVVTGVTHQSVGCSISQAATSVMSDLVIGKPITEGMATYEKFLELMQGRGNVEPDEEVLEDGVAFAGVAQFPARVKCALLGWSAWRDATAQALAKKEGAPNV; encoded by the coding sequence ATGCAGCTCGACAGCCTGTACCAAGAGATCATCCTGGACCACTACCGCAGCCCGCACCACGCGGGACTGTCGGACCCGTACGACGTGGAGGTGCACCACGTGAACCCGTCCTGCGGGGACGAGGTCACCCTCCGCGTCGAGCTCGACGGCGAGGTCGTCACCGGCGTGACGCACCAGAGCGTCGGCTGCTCGATCAGCCAGGCGGCGACGTCGGTGATGAGCGACCTGGTGATCGGCAAGCCGATCACCGAGGGCATGGCGACGTACGAGAAATTCCTGGAGCTGATGCAGGGCCGCGGGAATGTCGAACCCGACGAAGAAGTTCTGGAGGACGGCGTCGCCTTCGCGGGTGTCGCGCAGTTCCCGGCCCGGGTGAAGTGCGCGCTGCTGGGCTGGTCGGCCTGGCGCGACGCGACCGCCCAAGCACTCGCGAAGAAAGAAGGAGCACCCAATGTCTGA
- a CDS encoding metal-sulfur cluster assembly factor has translation MSDQTDEKIELPEVDLEAASKPAGSTVAVEDVTEALKDVVDPELGINVVDLGLIYGVTVDDTNTAIIDMTLTSAACPLTDVIEDQTRMSLDGLVNDFRINWVWMPPWGPEKITDDGRDQLRALGFNV, from the coding sequence ATGTCTGACCAGACCGACGAGAAGATCGAGCTGCCCGAGGTCGACCTCGAGGCCGCCTCGAAGCCGGCCGGCTCGACAGTTGCCGTCGAGGACGTGACCGAGGCGCTCAAGGACGTCGTCGACCCCGAGCTGGGGATCAACGTCGTCGACCTGGGCCTGATCTACGGCGTGACCGTGGACGACACCAACACCGCGATCATCGACATGACGCTGACGTCCGCGGCCTGCCCGCTGACCGACGTGATCGAGGACCAGACCCGGATGTCGCTCGACGGTCTCGTCAACGACTTCCGGATCAACTGGGTCTGGATGCCGCCGTGGGGCCCCGAGAAGATCACCGACGACGGCCGCGACCAGCTCCGCGCTCTCGGCTTCAACGTCTGA
- a CDS encoding acVLRF1 family peptidyl-tRNA hydrolase: MTRILSVGPARLERWLAGFTERHGATSYDVTPERLIATAEDRAVAEVDVPFGPLEELTPAGLVAHVLADRRLGLLLVRRGGYGAGVFAGGVLEASKVGSRHVQGTTKAGGWSQQRFARRRDNQAREAFAAATEVAVRILAPAKLDVLVCGGDRKAIDTVLEDPRLKGLLPLVRPPFLGVADPKQKVLEQAGADARAIRIQITEPDPS, from the coding sequence GTGACCCGAATCCTCTCCGTCGGCCCGGCCCGGCTGGAACGCTGGCTGGCCGGCTTCACCGAACGCCACGGCGCCACCTCGTACGACGTGACGCCGGAGCGGCTGATCGCGACGGCGGAGGATAGGGCTGTCGCCGAGGTCGACGTACCGTTCGGGCCGTTGGAGGAGCTGACTCCGGCCGGGCTCGTCGCGCACGTGCTGGCTGACAGGCGGCTCGGGTTGTTGCTCGTACGACGCGGTGGCTACGGGGCCGGTGTGTTTGCCGGGGGAGTGCTGGAGGCTTCGAAGGTCGGTTCGCGGCATGTGCAGGGGACGACCAAGGCGGGAGGGTGGTCGCAGCAGCGGTTCGCTCGTCGGCGGGACAATCAGGCTCGTGAGGCGTTCGCGGCGGCGACCGAGGTCGCAGTACGGATCCTGGCGCCGGCGAAGCTCGACGTGCTGGTGTGCGGGGGAGACCGCAAGGCGATCGACACGGTGCTGGAGGATCCGCGGTTGAAGGGACTCCTCCCGCTGGTCCGGCCGCCGTTCCTGGGGGTGGCCGATCCCAAGCAGAAGGTGCTCGAGCAGGCCGGAGCCGACGCCCGCGCGATCCGGATTCAGATCACCGAGCCGGATCCCTCCTGA
- the sigJ gene encoding RNA polymerase sigma factor SigJ, protein MGEPGLAMFQQHRGRMFGIAYRMLGSVTEADDVLQEAWLRWQTVDHAGVKEPAAFLAKTVTNLCLTHLTTARARRETYVGEWLPEPVLTGPNLPELSPLDLAEQRESVSFALLKVLEHLTPAERAAYVLREAFAYGHREVGDLIGTTEANARQLHSRARKHVATTQHARPVDVGQWRALVERFLAAAQFGDVDRLADLLAADIVSRADGGGKVHAARNPVSGRDRVARYLIGVLQRFGAGVVPTFGEANGEPVIVAVDTDGIRAVCFFEFDGDLLTSMDLAMNPDKLVLAAAQLSRIGGLSSQGW, encoded by the coding sequence ATGGGTGAACCCGGCCTAGCGATGTTTCAGCAGCATCGCGGGCGGATGTTCGGGATCGCGTACCGGATGCTCGGCTCCGTGACCGAGGCGGACGACGTACTCCAGGAAGCCTGGCTGCGCTGGCAGACCGTCGATCACGCAGGCGTGAAGGAACCGGCCGCGTTCCTCGCCAAGACCGTCACGAATCTCTGCCTGACCCACCTCACCACCGCCCGCGCCCGCCGCGAGACGTATGTCGGCGAGTGGCTGCCCGAGCCCGTCCTGACCGGACCGAACCTGCCCGAACTCAGCCCGCTGGACCTGGCCGAGCAAAGGGAATCGGTGTCGTTCGCCCTGCTCAAGGTCCTCGAACACCTCACTCCCGCCGAGCGTGCGGCCTACGTACTGCGCGAGGCCTTCGCCTACGGTCACCGCGAAGTCGGCGACTTGATCGGTACGACGGAAGCCAACGCCCGCCAGCTCCATTCACGAGCGCGCAAACACGTCGCGACGACCCAGCACGCTCGACCAGTCGACGTCGGCCAATGGCGTGCCCTCGTTGAACGCTTCCTCGCTGCTGCCCAGTTCGGTGACGTCGACCGGCTCGCGGACCTGCTGGCGGCGGATATCGTTTCCCGCGCGGATGGTGGCGGCAAGGTGCACGCCGCTCGCAACCCGGTATCCGGCCGGGACCGGGTCGCGCGCTACCTGATCGGCGTACTGCAACGGTTCGGCGCCGGGGTGGTGCCGACCTTCGGCGAGGCGAACGGCGAGCCGGTGATCGTTGCCGTCGACACCGATGGGATCCGCGCGGTCTGCTTCTTCGAGTTCGACGGCGACCTGCTGACCAGCATGGATCTCGCGATGAACCCGGACAAGCTCGTCCTGGCCGCGGCGCAACTGTCACGAATCGGCGGGCTGTCCAGTCAAGGCTGGTGA
- a CDS encoding SDR family oxidoreductase produces the protein MNREDTTLMKTILVTGGTSPAGRPTVANLCSAGHPVRVLSRKPGSEQAAASATGDAHQRVGDDRSGFRLLSGDLTTGEGIAAAVEGVDIVVHLATSRGHADIQQAEHLIDHARAAGVGHLIYLSIVGVDQIPMPYYRDKLAVEQLITDSPIPHTILRATQFYNLVDEILTAQRFLPALLAPSIPLQPISVDDVAERLVELASGAPAGRVADLGGPERLAVPAMARAWKRARGSRRPILPIRLPGKAFRDFATGAAMPETVLPSNRSFDDYLSRRFGVQA, from the coding sequence GTGAACCGAGAGGACACCACCTTGATGAAGACGATCCTCGTCACCGGCGGCACCAGCCCAGCCGGCCGGCCCACCGTCGCGAACCTCTGCTCGGCCGGTCACCCCGTCCGCGTCCTCAGCCGCAAACCGGGTAGCGAGCAGGCTGCTGCGAGCGCCACAGGAGACGCTCACCAACGAGTCGGCGACGACCGCAGTGGATTCCGGCTTCTCTCCGGCGATCTGACGACCGGCGAAGGCATCGCCGCGGCCGTCGAGGGCGTGGACATCGTGGTCCACCTCGCCACGAGCCGCGGCCACGCCGACATCCAGCAGGCGGAGCACCTGATCGACCACGCCCGCGCGGCCGGAGTCGGCCACCTGATCTATCTGTCGATCGTCGGCGTCGACCAGATTCCGATGCCGTACTACCGCGACAAACTCGCCGTCGAGCAGTTGATCACCGACTCACCGATCCCGCACACGATCCTGCGCGCCACCCAGTTCTACAACCTGGTCGACGAAATCCTGACCGCGCAACGCTTCCTCCCGGCCCTCCTGGCGCCCTCCATCCCATTGCAGCCGATCTCGGTCGACGATGTCGCCGAGCGTCTTGTCGAATTGGCCTCCGGCGCGCCGGCCGGACGGGTCGCCGACCTCGGCGGTCCCGAACGCCTTGCCGTCCCGGCCATGGCTCGCGCCTGGAAGCGCGCCCGGGGCTCCCGTCGCCCGATCCTCCCGATCCGGCTTCCAGGTAAGGCTTTCCGCGACTTCGCCACTGGTGCCGCGATGCCCGAGACCGTTCTGCCCAGCAACCGCTCCTTCGACGACTACCTCAGCCGGCGCTTCGGAGTACAGGCATGA
- a CDS encoding CaiB/BaiF CoA transferase family protein, whose product MGPLSGVKVVELAGIGPAPFACMMLAELGAEVLRIDRPGGGLALGPPELELLNRGRRSVALNLKNPDAVRAVLELIAGADVLVEGFRPGVAERLGLGPEECQAVNPKLVYARMTGWGQDGPLAQSAGHDIDYLGLSGALHAIGRAGGPPQVPVNLLGDFAGGSLYLVVGVLAAILDARGSGRGQVIDAAIVDGAAHLTTVLLGAMASGNWKQERGTNLLDTGAPFYDVYETSDGEYMSVGAIEPQFYDELIRLLGITVPDRYDLANWPELHKTLVETFALRTQAEWTEVFDGTDACVSPVLPLAGDHPHLVARGIFVEKDGVRQPAPAPRFSRTPTSIGRAPARPGEHTREALTDWGVSSVEELLASGAAVQA is encoded by the coding sequence ATGGGTCCACTGAGTGGGGTGAAGGTCGTCGAGCTGGCGGGGATCGGGCCGGCGCCGTTCGCGTGCATGATGCTGGCCGAGCTCGGCGCCGAAGTGCTGCGAATCGATCGGCCGGGCGGTGGGCTCGCGCTCGGCCCGCCGGAGCTGGAGTTGCTGAATCGCGGCCGGCGGAGTGTGGCACTCAATCTGAAGAACCCGGACGCGGTTCGCGCGGTACTCGAACTGATCGCGGGTGCCGACGTACTGGTGGAAGGGTTCCGGCCGGGAGTCGCTGAGCGGCTGGGGCTCGGGCCGGAGGAGTGTCAGGCGGTCAATCCGAAGCTCGTATACGCGCGGATGACCGGTTGGGGACAGGACGGTCCGCTCGCGCAGTCCGCCGGCCACGACATCGACTACCTCGGGTTGTCGGGCGCTCTGCACGCGATCGGCCGGGCCGGCGGGCCGCCGCAGGTGCCGGTGAATCTGCTCGGCGACTTCGCCGGGGGATCTCTGTACCTCGTGGTCGGTGTGCTCGCGGCGATCCTCGATGCCCGGGGGAGTGGGCGGGGTCAGGTGATCGACGCCGCGATCGTTGACGGTGCGGCTCATCTCACGACCGTTCTGCTGGGCGCGATGGCGAGTGGCAACTGGAAGCAGGAGCGCGGAACGAACCTGCTCGACACCGGCGCGCCGTTCTACGACGTGTATGAGACCTCGGACGGTGAGTACATGTCCGTCGGGGCGATCGAGCCGCAGTTCTACGACGAGCTGATCCGGCTGCTCGGGATCACGGTGCCGGATCGCTATGACCTGGCGAACTGGCCCGAGTTGCACAAGACACTCGTGGAGACCTTCGCTTTGCGGACCCAGGCCGAGTGGACCGAGGTGTTCGACGGTACGGATGCCTGCGTCTCGCCGGTACTGCCGCTGGCCGGTGACCACCCGCATCTCGTTGCCCGAGGCATCTTTGTGGAGAAGGACGGGGTACGGCAACCGGCCCCGGCACCGCGGTTCTCCCGTACTCCGACCTCCATCGGGCGCGCTCCGGCACGGCCTGGCGAGCACACTCGTGAGGCATTGACCGACTGGGGAGTGAGCTCGGTCGAGGAGCTGCTCGCGAGTGGAGCCGCCGTACAGGCCTGA
- a CDS encoding acyl-CoA dehydrogenase family protein codes for MERHLFDADHDAFRETARAFCDKEILPHHESWEEAGIVPRELWTAAGTAGLLGFMVPEEYGGGGARDFRFNAVVIEEITKSRASGPGFTIHVDIVSSYLLDYASDEQKARWLPKFCSGETITAIAMTEPGAGSDLQGIETTAIRDGDDYVLNGQKTFISNGILADLVIVVAKTDPTAGYQGISLLVVERGMPGFERGRNLDKIGLKAQDTAELFFDDVRVPATNLLGEEGKGFIYLMEKLPQERLAIAVVAAAACESMIETTLRYVKDRKAFGRPIGSFQNSRFVLAELATETQIARVFVDRCIEELNAGTLTVSDAAMAKWWTTELQQKVVDRCLQLHGGYGFMTEYPIAKAYLDTRIQTIYGGTTEIMKEIIGRTMGI; via the coding sequence GTGGAACGTCACCTCTTCGATGCCGATCATGATGCGTTCCGCGAGACCGCGCGCGCCTTCTGCGACAAGGAGATCCTGCCGCATCACGAGAGCTGGGAGGAGGCCGGCATCGTGCCGCGCGAGCTGTGGACCGCGGCCGGTACGGCGGGGCTGCTCGGGTTCATGGTGCCGGAGGAGTACGGCGGCGGTGGGGCTCGGGACTTCCGGTTCAACGCCGTCGTGATCGAGGAGATCACCAAGTCGCGGGCGAGTGGGCCGGGGTTCACGATCCACGTCGACATCGTCTCGTCGTACCTGCTGGACTACGCGAGCGACGAGCAGAAGGCGCGCTGGCTGCCCAAGTTCTGCAGCGGCGAGACGATCACGGCGATCGCGATGACTGAGCCCGGCGCCGGTAGTGATCTGCAAGGGATCGAGACCACCGCGATCCGCGACGGCGACGACTATGTGCTGAACGGGCAGAAGACCTTCATCTCCAACGGCATCCTCGCGGACCTGGTGATCGTGGTCGCGAAGACCGACCCGACGGCCGGCTACCAGGGCATCTCGCTGCTGGTGGTCGAGCGCGGGATGCCCGGCTTCGAGCGCGGCCGGAACCTGGACAAGATCGGCTTGAAGGCGCAGGACACCGCCGAGCTGTTCTTCGACGACGTCCGGGTGCCGGCCACGAACCTGCTGGGTGAGGAGGGCAAGGGCTTCATCTACCTGATGGAGAAGCTGCCCCAGGAGCGCCTCGCGATCGCCGTGGTGGCGGCAGCGGCCTGCGAGTCGATGATCGAGACCACCCTGCGGTACGTGAAGGATCGCAAGGCCTTCGGCCGGCCGATCGGGTCCTTCCAGAACAGCCGCTTCGTACTGGCCGAACTGGCCACCGAGACCCAGATCGCCCGCGTCTTCGTCGACCGCTGCATCGAGGAACTCAACGCCGGCACCCTCACCGTCTCCGACGCCGCGATGGCCAAGTGGTGGACCACCGAACTCCAGCAGAAGGTCGTCGACCGCTGCCTCCAACTCCACGGCGGCTACGGCTTCATGACCGAATACCCGATCGCCAAGGCCTACCTCGATACCCGAATCCAAACCATTTACGGCGGCACCACCGAAATCATGAAAGAAATCATCGGCCGCACCATGGGCATCTGA